In Rhododendron vialii isolate Sample 1 chromosome 9a, ASM3025357v1, the following are encoded in one genomic region:
- the LOC131300775 gene encoding protein XRI1 → MNLGHESKEKQMGDLHSIAYTSNLHTSSLGWDFHNLGVFNADMSPALMESSSTPPIVSPYDSDFSTGYLQDALFECNDRSKRRRLMLFADHHHQSRETKELVKSYWELNQFENCSENLSYMTQMMTTSFNGISGEEHSSIFREMKTPEEEISASEALDSSSSSYRDSLNTKPSIPDKETLYSLGPSSPSEGGDNNRKKRGVMKRVVYPFALVKPGGVEGDLTLNDINERILMPPTRPVRHPVGDYACRPLVTSPDGPGLSGKAVVAFTKIHTQGRGTITIIRTKG, encoded by the exons ATGAACTTAGGACACGAGAGCAAAGAGAAACAAATGGGAGACCTTCATTCCATTGCTTACACCAGCAATCTCCATACCTCTTCCCTAGGTTGGGACTTTCACAACCTTGGAGTTTTCAACGCAGACATGTCTCCAGCTT TGATGGAAAGCAGCAGCACTCCACCAATTGTGTCGCCCTACGATTCTGATTTCTCAACTGGGTATCTACAAGATGCTCTGTTCGAATGCAATGATCGGTCTAAACGACGCCGCTTGATGTTGTTCGCCGACCATCATCATCAATCCAGAGAAACAAAAGAGCTTGTTAAG AGTTACTGGGAATTGAACCAGTTTGAGAATTGTTCAGAGAATCTCAGTTACATGACCCAGATGATGACGACTAGCTTCAATGGAATTTCAG GGGAGGAACATAGCAGCATTTTCAGAGAGATGAAAACACCGGAAGAGGAAATATCAGCTTCTGAAGCTCTtgattcttcttcctcttcttacAGGGACTCACTTAACACCAAGCCCTCCATACCTGACAAAGAGACCCTTTATTCCTTAGGCCCCAGCTCTCCTTCTG AGGGTGGTGATAACAACAGAAAGAAGAGGGGGGTGATGAAAAGAGTGGTGTATCCATTTGCACTGGTGAAGCCCGGTGGGGTTGAAGGGGACTTGACGTTGAACGACATAAACGAGAGGATACTGATGCCGCCGACTCGGCCGGTGAGGCACCCCGTCGGAGACTACGCTTGCCGGCCACTGGTGACGTCACCCGATGGGCCGGGCTTATCTGGCAAAGCTGTGGTGGCCTTCACTAAAATCCACACCCAAGGGAGAGGGACAATCACTATTATCAGAACCAAAGGTTGA
- the LOC131299707 gene encoding uncharacterized protein LOC131299707 → MAAALNRFISKSSDKCHAFFHALKGKSRRSFEWTPECDTALAELKGYLSSAPLMVKPKEFETLYLYHAVSIHVVSSALVQQEGAGDMPIYCTSKTLLPTQTCYLPLEKLALALVSVVLADFIAELTPKDTKTLNTPPPLQPVAEQNSAPKPWHLFQGDIWCLHVDGASNSNGAGAGVMLVSPFGTLHESSISIDFPATNNEAEYEVLLAGLRSAIALKAVDLVVYCDSELIVNQVLGDYEARDPKMLKYQATVAELITHFENFKIEQINREHNAHADALAGLASAAEASKFRTINFDSIDHPSSDTNREVLNVELGPSWTDEIVAFLKHDTLPSDKKEAYRIRNKAAYYWLSENDQLYRKSISGPYDLVVHPTQVLEILTELHSGSCGCHSSSRSFCQRAMSQGYFWKNMKKDCEEVVHKC, encoded by the exons ATGGCAGCGGCTCTGAACCGcttcatcagcaaatcctcagatAAATGCCATGCCTTTTTCCACGCATTGAAGGGTAAAAGCCGACGCAGTTTCGAGTGGACCCCAGAGTGCGACACAGCGTTAGCCGAACTCAAAGGCTACCTTAGCTCGGCTCCCCTAATGGTGAAACCAAAGGAATTCGAAACTCTGTACTTATACCATGCAGTCTCAATTCATGTCGTCAGTTCAGCTCTTGTTCAACAAGAAGGCGCCGGCGACATGCCAATCTACTGCACAAGCAAGACACTCTTACCCACGCAAACATGCTATCTCCCCCTCGAGAAGTTAGCACTTGCTCTCGTCTCGGTG GTTCTTGCCGACTTCATCGCTGAACTAACTCCGAAAGACACAAAGACTCTCAACACTCCCCCACCACTTCAACCCGTGGCCGAACAAAACTCAGCACCAAAGCCATGGCACCTTTTTCAAGGAGATATTTGGTGCCTACATGTTGATGGAGCCTCCAACAGCAATGGAGCCGGAGCAGGGGTCATGTTAGTTTCACCTTTTGGGACACTTCATGAAAGTTCTATTAGCATCGACTTTCCCGCTACCAACAatgaagccgaatatgaagtCCTCCTTGCTGGCTTACGCTCCGCAATAGCATTGAAGGCTGTCGATCTCGTTGTCTATTGTGACTCTGAACTTatagttaaccaagtacttgGTGACTATGAGGCTCGGGACCCTAAAATGTTGAAATACCAAGCAACAGTAGCCGAACTCATCACACATTTCGAGAATTTCAAGATTGAACAAATCAATCGCGAGCACAACGCGCATGCAGATGCACTCGCTGGCCTAGCCTCGGCTGCAGAAGCCTCTAaattcagaaccatcaactttGACAGCATTGATCACCCAAGCTCTGACACCAATCGAGAAGTACTCAACGTTGAACTCGGTCCTAGTTGGACAGACGAGATCGTTGCGTTCCTCAAGCATGATACTCTACCATCAGACAAAAAGGAAGCATATCGCATCAGAAATAAAGCTGCTTACTATTGGCTCTCCGAAAATGACCAACTCTATAGGAAATCTATCTCTGGGCCGTACGACCTCGTTGTCCACCCAACACAAGTACTTGAAATTCTGACCGAGCTCCATTCAGGTAGCTGCGGTTGCCACTCTAGCAGCCGTTCCTTTTGTCAACGGGCAATGAGCCAAGGAtacttttggaagaacatgaagaaagactgcgaagaagtCGTTCACAAATGCTGA